From a region of the bacterium (Candidatus Blackallbacteria) CG13_big_fil_rev_8_21_14_2_50_49_14 genome:
- a CDS encoding shikimate dehydrogenase, which translates to MPKVDQHTQVVGLMGYPLSHSFSPAMHNAAFEALKLNYVYIPMPVPPGRLSEAVQGLRALNFVGANVTIPHKEEIIPFLDYVTEEAQLAGAVNTLFWTEDSYLVGDNTDVEGFRRTLQEWKIDLQGRTGAIIGSGGAARAVAIALARSGVKEIIFWARRYEAVQRVIEDLQPLFPDLVWSSHTKSTPVWADDLTRTSLLVNASPVGMFPHVQDSPLSRSMLGMLPEQAHVYDLVYNPQETLLLKTARELGSLQTHSGVDMLVFQGAVAFERWTGQVPPVALMRNIILERLSLASD; encoded by the coding sequence ATGGGCTATCCCCTTTCGCATAGTTTTTCGCCCGCCATGCACAATGCAGCTTTTGAAGCCTTGAAACTGAATTATGTTTATATTCCCATGCCTGTTCCTCCAGGACGTTTAAGTGAAGCTGTTCAAGGGTTGCGCGCCTTAAATTTTGTGGGAGCCAATGTTACGATTCCTCACAAAGAAGAAATTATTCCTTTTCTGGACTATGTGACAGAAGAGGCCCAATTGGCAGGGGCTGTGAATACGCTTTTCTGGACAGAAGACAGCTATTTGGTGGGGGACAACACGGACGTCGAAGGTTTTCGGCGCACCCTGCAGGAATGGAAGATTGATCTGCAGGGCAGAACGGGAGCCATTATTGGTTCTGGGGGGGCTGCTCGTGCCGTGGCGATTGCCCTGGCCCGTTCTGGCGTGAAAGAAATTATTTTTTGGGCCCGTCGTTATGAAGCTGTACAGCGGGTGATTGAAGACCTTCAGCCTCTTTTTCCAGATTTGGTCTGGAGTTCTCATACCAAATCAACCCCTGTCTGGGCTGACGACCTGACACGTACTTCTTTGCTGGTCAATGCCTCACCTGTGGGCATGTTTCCCCATGTTCAAGATTCACCGCTCAGCCGATCCATGTTGGGAATGCTGCCAGAACAGGCCCATGTCTATGATTTGGTTTATAACCCGCAAGAGACGCTTTTGCTTAAAACTGCCCGAGAATTGGGTTCGCTCCAGACCCATTCCGGCGTAGATATGCTGGTTTTTCAAGGGGCTGTTGCCTTTGAACGTTGGACAGGCCAGGTCCCGCCCGTGGCATTGATGCGAAATATTATCCTGGAGCGTTTAAGTCTGGCTTCTGATTAA